In the Arachis ipaensis cultivar K30076 chromosome B10, Araip1.1, whole genome shotgun sequence genome, one interval contains:
- the LOC107621331 gene encoding putative protein TPRXL, translating to MGLTLMDISTLTGLLVDGEFVSWSTDYPEDVFDINFDSNSMSSFIQNNIGSNGDPVSDSEHIHHMPLPSDAETLQESGPTYGSGSTAAAITIKSIDKDTVPVLSTQKFVNQDTKPPFNVPSPEAGDLNFDDITFDLDNILNSSSSSQGFSFAIPSLQSFMASHSSLNSSNTPTVTAASPSSTTISVTTTINVFVTTSTAGTTMASASISTTKAAVIAPGGTSATPASSSQEGDDDVHVASPPPLVTSMSQFYNDDGILRASNPDVETTDLWRS from the exons ATGGGTCTGACTCTAATGGACATTTCGACCTTGACTGGTTTACTAGTTGATGGTGAATTTGTTTCATGGTCGACCGATTATCCTGAGGATGTTTTTGACATTAACTTTGACTCAAATTCTATGTCGAGCTTTATTCAAAACAATATTGGTTCCAATGGGGATCCTGTTTCTGACAGTGAGCAT ATCCATCATATGCCTCTTCCTAGTGATGCTGAAACTCTCCAAGAATCTGGGCCTACATATGGATCAGGGTCAACTGCTGCAGCTATCACTATT AAATCCATTGACAAAGACACGGTTCCCGTACTGTCGACACAGAAATTCGTCAATCAAGACACAAAGCCACCCTTTAATGTTCCTTCTCCAGAAGCAGGAGATTTGAACTTTGATGACATCACCTTTGACCTGGACAATATCTT aaattcttcatcttcttcacaaGGCTTTTCATTTGCAATTCCATCTCTTCAGTCCTTCATGGCTTCTCACTCTAGTCTCAATTCTAGCAATACTCCTACCGTCACTGCTGCATCACCATCATCAACTACCATTTCTGTAACTACTACTATCAATGTTTTTGTTACTACCTCTACTGCAGGAACAACCATGGCATCTGCTTCTATCTCCACCACCAAAGCTGCTGTTATTGCTCCAGGTGGAACCTCTGCTACTCCCGCTTCTTCGTCCCAGGAGGGTGATGACGACGTACATGTCGCAAGTCCTCCACCTCTAGTGACTAGCATGTCACAATTTTATAATGATGATGGGATCTTAAGGGCTTCTAATCCAGATGTAGAGACTACCGACTTATGGCGTAGCTAG